From the Agrobacterium larrymoorei genome, one window contains:
- a CDS encoding fatty acid desaturase, translated as MSNHASDAGKAAPARRSIEWPTVILAIAIYGGFVGITWWWKSMPSILVAVAGGWLIAWQGSLQHEVMHGHPTRSQQINDAIGSIPLSLWLPYQIYKDSHLKHHRDEHLTDPIEDPESSYFTRNTWEQLGRFGRGLALWNTTLFGRLTIGPAVMILSFLAQEWPLVRANEAGRRRIWAGHLVGVSLLLIWVTVICGMPISLYFFGFVYIGAAMTRLRSYAEHRYAENHEERTAIVENSHFFGLLFLYNNLHVLHHRRPGISWYRLPRVYRQNRETLVRSNGGLVYNGYWEIARRFFFKPHDDPTHPRHS; from the coding sequence ATGTCCAATCACGCTTCCGATGCTGGCAAGGCGGCACCCGCGCGACGCTCCATAGAATGGCCAACAGTCATCCTAGCAATCGCAATCTACGGCGGATTTGTTGGGATTACCTGGTGGTGGAAGTCAATGCCGTCGATCCTGGTTGCGGTTGCCGGAGGGTGGCTTATCGCATGGCAGGGCTCGCTCCAGCATGAGGTCATGCATGGCCATCCGACCCGCAGCCAGCAGATCAACGACGCGATCGGATCGATACCGTTGTCGCTTTGGTTACCCTATCAAATTTATAAAGACAGTCATCTGAAGCATCATCGTGATGAGCATCTCACGGACCCGATCGAGGATCCTGAGTCGTCCTATTTCACGCGCAACACGTGGGAACAACTCGGTCGGTTCGGACGTGGCCTGGCGCTTTGGAACACCACGCTTTTCGGGCGTCTAACCATTGGTCCCGCCGTGATGATTCTGAGTTTTCTTGCACAGGAATGGCCCCTTGTGAGGGCAAACGAAGCTGGACGGAGGCGAATCTGGGCAGGACATCTCGTCGGCGTGAGCTTACTGCTCATTTGGGTGACGGTCATATGTGGCATGCCGATCTCGCTCTACTTCTTCGGCTTCGTCTATATCGGCGCGGCGATGACTCGGCTGAGGTCATACGCCGAGCATCGTTATGCCGAAAACCATGAAGAGCGCACGGCGATCGTCGAGAATAGTCATTTTTTTGGATTACTGTTTCTTTATAATAACCTTCACGTCCTTCATCATCGTCGCCCAGGCATTTCGTGGTATCGATTGCCGAGAGTGTATCGCCAAAATCGCGAGACGCTCGTTCGTTCGAACGGCGGCCTGGTCTACAATGGTTATTGGGAAATAGCGCGACGATTTTTCTTCAAACCGCACGACGATCCCACCCACCCACGTCATTCATGA
- a CDS encoding phosphate/phosphite/phosphonate ABC transporter substrate-binding protein, whose product MKDFVMLASLAMYVRPPPIAAANARLWGFVRDTLRDEGLAGVPEALDQTIRYDAAWVHPQLLLAQSCGYPYVKHLRGKVRLVATPVYSLPGCDGPNMCSFIIVHKDSQVRSLGGLRGARAAINDPNSNSGVNLFRAAIAPFAKGADYFSSVIETGGHNSSLDAVTAGKADVAAIDCVTYGNTLRFDPDRLAGVRVLAETRNGPGLPFITRRDASDDDVAVLRRALYKMITDPSLAETRDTLALKDIAVLSDADYEPLAELERDAYRQGYPVIG is encoded by the coding sequence ATGAAGGATTTCGTAATGCTTGCAAGCCTTGCCATGTACGTGCGCCCACCGCCAATCGCTGCGGCGAACGCAAGACTTTGGGGCTTTGTGCGGGACACATTGCGGGATGAGGGTCTTGCCGGGGTTCCCGAGGCATTGGACCAGACTATTCGCTACGATGCAGCTTGGGTCCATCCTCAGCTTCTGCTCGCGCAGAGCTGTGGCTATCCTTATGTGAAGCATCTGCGCGGCAAAGTGCGGCTTGTTGCAACGCCGGTTTATTCTCTTCCAGGCTGTGATGGGCCGAACATGTGCAGCTTCATCATCGTGCATAAAGATTCTCAAGTGCGCTCCTTGGGAGGCCTGCGAGGGGCTCGAGCAGCAATCAACGATCCGAACAGTAATTCCGGCGTCAATCTCTTTCGCGCCGCAATTGCGCCTTTTGCGAAAGGTGCTGACTACTTTTCGTCGGTCATCGAGACGGGCGGTCATAACAGTAGCCTAGATGCGGTGACAGCGGGTAAAGCGGATGTGGCCGCTATCGACTGCGTAACCTATGGCAATACGCTTCGTTTCGATCCCGACCGGCTTGCAGGGGTCAGAGTCCTTGCCGAAACCCGCAACGGACCGGGGCTTCCCTTTATCACGCGGCGGGATGCTTCCGATGACGACGTTGCCGTACTTCGCCGCGCACTTTACAAAATGATCACCGATCCTTCGCTTGCGGAAACACGCGACACGCTGGCCCTCAAGGATATCGCTGTCCTTTCTGATGCCGATTACGAACCTCTAGCGGAGCTTGAGCGTGATGCATACCGCCAGGGATATCCCGTCATCGGCTAA
- a CDS encoding ABC transporter ATP-binding protein: MIVFEDVVKRFADETIGVNGLSLKAPKGKLTALVGPSGCGKTTSLRMINRLVVPTSGTIFIDGEPTQNMDVVKLRRSIGYVIQNAGLFPHLTVLENVATTARLNGVSKTKALGSAKELLQRVGLADEIAGRYPSQLSGGQQQRVGVARALASDPELMLMDEPFSAVDPVVRTQLQDEFLRLQRQLGKTIIMVTHDIDEALKLADQIAVLRPGGTLAQVATPRRLLAEPADKYVAEFVGRDRGYRFLGFAGTAEAVRLEAEPTVRPGADAQEAKAAALGRWVLALDEHNRPLGWADLNLPSKRILPVELNLSGTVAAQGDPLRVLLDAVLSSPSGRGVVVDADGRLLGTATLASVSAVLEEGRSRNWAEVH, encoded by the coding sequence ATGATCGTCTTTGAAGACGTGGTAAAACGATTTGCCGATGAAACTATCGGTGTGAACGGCCTTTCTTTGAAGGCTCCCAAAGGAAAGCTCACGGCACTGGTCGGCCCATCGGGATGCGGGAAGACAACGAGCCTGCGTATGATTAACAGGCTGGTGGTTCCCACCTCTGGTACAATCTTCATTGATGGTGAGCCAACACAAAATATGGATGTCGTGAAGCTCCGTCGAAGCATAGGATATGTCATTCAAAACGCCGGACTGTTTCCGCATCTGACGGTTCTGGAGAACGTCGCTACGACAGCAAGGTTGAATGGCGTGTCCAAAACAAAAGCGCTAGGGTCTGCCAAAGAACTGCTTCAGCGTGTCGGTCTGGCAGACGAAATCGCAGGCCGATATCCCTCCCAGTTGTCCGGTGGGCAACAACAACGTGTGGGCGTTGCACGGGCGTTGGCATCTGATCCTGAACTTATGCTGATGGACGAGCCATTTAGCGCCGTGGATCCAGTAGTCCGTACCCAATTGCAGGACGAATTTCTTCGGCTCCAACGTCAGCTGGGAAAGACGATCATAATGGTCACCCACGATATCGATGAGGCGCTGAAACTGGCCGATCAGATAGCCGTGCTGCGACCGGGTGGAACGCTTGCACAGGTTGCAACCCCACGCCGGCTTCTTGCCGAGCCAGCCGACAAATACGTCGCGGAGTTCGTGGGTCGGGATCGCGGTTACCGCTTTCTTGGATTTGCTGGCACAGCTGAAGCAGTTCGCCTCGAAGCAGAGCCGACTGTTCGACCGGGTGCCGACGCCCAGGAGGCAAAGGCGGCCGCGCTTGGACGGTGGGTTCTGGCCTTGGACGAACACAACCGGCCCTTGGGTTGGGCCGACCTGAACCTGCCGTCCAAGCGCATTTTGCCTGTCGAACTTAATCTTAGCGGTACCGTGGCCGCACAAGGTGATCCGCTGCGCGTGCTTCTCGATGCAGTGCTGAGCTCTCCGTCGGGCCGCGGCGTCGTCGTCGATGCCGATGGCCGGCTGCTTGGCACGGCTACTCTCGCCAGCGTTTCTGCTGTTCTAGAAGAGGGCCGGTCGCGCAATTGGGCGGAAGTGCATTGA
- a CDS encoding ABC transporter permease — MSFDWILRESGSIATLFLWHLALSVVPVIISLILAIPIGGLAHHSGFMRPFWLGFAGLFYTIPSLALFVLLPLVLHTRILDPLNVVVALTVYALAMLVRTVADGLSTVSSDTLQAATAMGYRPIARFLAVELPLAVPAITAGLRVAVVSNVSIVSVAALIGTPQLGSLFTQGLQLRFLTPIIVGIVLSFLLALLLDQAVVRVGRRLAPWNRSSK, encoded by the coding sequence ATGAGCTTTGATTGGATCTTACGTGAGTCGGGATCGATCGCCACCCTGTTCCTGTGGCATCTTGCTCTTTCCGTCGTGCCGGTCATCATCAGCCTGATCCTGGCCATCCCGATCGGAGGGCTGGCACACCACTCCGGCTTCATGCGTCCCTTCTGGCTCGGCTTTGCGGGACTCTTTTATACGATACCCTCCTTGGCTCTCTTCGTCCTCCTACCGCTTGTGCTTCACACGCGCATTCTGGATCCACTCAACGTCGTTGTCGCGCTAACGGTCTACGCCCTGGCGATGCTGGTCAGAACGGTGGCAGATGGGCTTTCGACAGTCTCATCGGATACGTTGCAGGCTGCGACGGCGATGGGCTACCGGCCGATAGCGAGGTTTCTCGCGGTGGAACTACCACTGGCCGTCCCCGCCATCACAGCCGGATTGCGAGTAGCGGTCGTATCGAATGTCAGCATCGTGTCGGTGGCCGCACTGATTGGAACCCCGCAGCTCGGAAGTCTTTTCACGCAAGGGCTACAGCTTCGCTTCCTGACGCCGATTATCGTCGGCATCGTCCTCTCCTTTCTCCTGGCATTGCTGCTTGATCAGGCTGTCGTCCGGGTCGGTCGTCGACTAGCTCCTTGGAACAGGAGCAGCAAGTGA